One window from the genome of Malacoplasma penetrans HF-2 encodes:
- a CDS encoding P35 family lipoprotein, which translates to MNQGLPGNNLVHINVLETLGSGTRNFDLQIPISSINFNVPNMQISVSGTDVRTTNTTINFNYNIGINSQSSLPQLTSTPRGSSSEAKDPNKILVKLGYAEIASNKEITLNQEVLQEEFGIYNVEFSNASISPSKNTQNGYSGVYTITLDVTPITNKGFVWEDGSSNTKKISFDTNVDVALITPAINKTINLTGSLTRIFDVNTPASYRKSTDIMIAQDIHANLEKYFSNGNDIKTVNNLTIDASGSFPSVSSWTGLAYANWSSNVKHSTVYASSLPQINITSLNDLKTKWDSQGLQNILLESGLKFSNSTFTIQNLLGFTDGDLVHMNIFVESGYGEDFTVDLQIPVSDINLTIPGLRVTANGENVQYLLIDTTNFTYNIGIDDTVNFVKPKTGVTSLSSANKNKVNEALVSLGFATRNSGSYTLNSNKISAALGVFNCTFEGVSITEDQSKPNNFTIVLRATPNVNYYWENGSRDYKELSFKVDLVSS; encoded by the coding sequence ATAAACCAGGGTTTACCAGGCAACAATTTAGTTCATATTAATGTACTTGAAACATTAGGTTCAGGTACAAGAAATTTTGATTTACAAATTCCTATTTCTAGTATTAATTTTAATGTTCCTAATATGCAAATCTCAGTTAGTGGAACTGATGTAAGAACAACTAATACTACCATTAACTTTAATTACAATATTGGGATTAATTCTCAAAGTAGTTTGCCACAATTAACTTCTACTCCAAGAGGTAGTTCTAGTGAGGCAAAAGATCCAAACAAAATTTTAGTAAAACTTGGATATGCTGAGATTGCTTCAAATAAAGAAATAACTTTAAACCAAGAAGTGCTTCAAGAAGAGTTTGGAATTTATAATGTAGAATTTTCAAATGCTTCAATCAGTCCAAGCAAAAACACACAAAATGGGTATTCTGGAGTTTATACAATCACTTTGGATGTAACCCCAATTACTAACAAAGGTTTTGTTTGAGAAGATGGATCTTCAAATACTAAAAAGATATCTTTTGATACTAATGTTGATGTTGCTTTAATTACACCAGCAATAAATAAAACTATTAATTTAACAGGTTCATTAACTAGGATTTTTGATGTAAATACCCCAGCTAGCTATAGAAAAAGTACTGATATTATGATTGCACAAGACATTCATGCTAATTTAGAAAAATATTTTTCCAATGGAAATGATATAAAAACTGTTAACAATTTAACAATAGATGCTTCTGGTTCATTTCCTTCTGTTTCTTCATGAACAGGTTTAGCATATGCTAACTGATCAAGTAATGTTAAACACTCTACAGTATATGCATCTTCTTTGCCACAAATAAATATAACTTCACTAAATGATTTAAAAACTAAATGAGATTCTCAAGGACTTCAAAATATTTTGTTAGAATCTGGTTTGAAATTTAGCAACTCAACTTTTACTATTCAAAATTTATTAGGATTTACAGATGGAGATTTAGTTCACATGAATATATTTGTAGAATCAGGATATGGTGAAGATTTTACAGTAGATTTGCAAATCCCAGTTTCTGATATTAATTTAACAATTCCTGGACTTAGAGTTACTGCTAATGGTGAAAATGTTCAATATTTATTAATTGATACTACAAACTTTACTTATAACATTGGTATTGATGATACTGTGAATTTTGTAAAACCAAAAACTGGAGTTACATCATTATCTTCTGCAAACAAAAATAAAGTAAATGAAGCTTTAGTTTCTTTAGGCTTTGCAACTAGAAATTCAGGTTCTTATACTTTGAATTCAAATAAAATTTCAGCAGCATTAGGAGTCTTTAATTGTACTTTTGAAGGTGTTTCAATTACTGAAGATCAATCAAAACCTAACAACTTCACTATTGTGTTAAGAGCAACTCCAAATGTAAATTATTACTGAGAGAATGGTTCAAGAGATTATAAAGAACTTTCTTTTAAAGTAGATCTTGTTTCTTCTTAA
- a CDS encoding P35 family lipoprotein: MKSNVAKLLKISSVVGIFAASTAAPISLVSMYVFSNKSLSDSNGNDSNTNPEDGSIIPKLKSSINLSGPLDKIYNSQNASEANDWIAQEIKTNLDLAFENSEELKSVTDLNILINGDFLDSSSWDGNPYDGNNGWSSLTKENQILYSASLEQLNVSSLTDLKNQLTDSKIKEILNEYDSSKLNWTAEYSVKNKPGFTRQQFSSY, translated from the coding sequence ATGAAATCCAATGTAGCTAAATTATTAAAAATTTCTTCTGTAGTAGGAATTTTTGCAGCTTCAACTGCTGCACCAATTTCATTAGTTTCTATGTATGTATTTTCAAATAAAAGTTTAAGTGATAGTAACGGAAATGATTCTAATACCAATCCAGAAGATGGTTCTATTATTCCAAAATTAAAATCTTCTATAAATTTGTCTGGACCATTGGATAAAATTTATAATTCACAAAATGCATCTGAAGCAAATGATTGAATTGCACAAGAAATTAAAACAAATTTAGATTTAGCATTTGAGAATTCTGAAGAATTAAAAAGTGTTACTGATTTAAACATTCTTATTAATGGCGATTTTTTAGACAGTTCAAGTTGGGATGGTAATCCATATGATGGAAACAATGGATGAAGCAGTTTAACAAAAGAGAATCAAATTTTATATAGTGCTAGTTTAGAGCAATTGAATGTTTCATCTTTAACTGACTTAAAAAATCAATTAACTGATTCAAAAATTAAAGAAATCTTAAATGAATATGATAGCTCTAAATTAAATTGAACTGCTGAATATAGTGTAAAAAATAAACCAGGGTTTACCAGGCAACAATTTAGTTCATATTAA